The Gambusia affinis linkage group LG09, SWU_Gaff_1.0, whole genome shotgun sequence DNA window taatattattagtAGTAGCAGTAGTAGTGgtgttgttattgttgcttttacGGCGTTATTATTGCAGTTgaaataccaacattttcacttagctttatgttttagtctgtATCATACTCAATACTTCATTAGCTTTTTTACAATATAcccttttaatttaaattgagtAATTTCTTTGACCGCAGatttttacttctacttgagCAAAAATTTGTGGAATAAACGCTTCTCATACATATTTGCCGCTGCACATGTCACGTGACCAGGGCGGAAACTGACTCATAGTCCATGCTGAATCTCCCGCGAACGCAGCCATTTACTCTTTCCTCTCTTCGTAGTGACACCGGTGAGTCTCTACTTTCCTTCCTCACTGCGGCTCGGCCTAAATTTCAACTTTACATTTGCGTTGAAAGTCAGCCAGAGCAGGCGAAACCTTTCAGGTGTTTATCGGATTCATTAGCCGTTGCCATATGAAAAGCTAGATCACGCcatcgatttttttttttgtcttgtgtgtgCTAACTACTAGCTAGCTAACTTAGCCGCTAGCGTGTAGGAAAGAATGGCTTCCATGCCCATGCTATGATAACATGTTAGCATGTATGGCTATCTCTCCTAACACTGCTTTGTTCTTCAGAACTGTTGGCATCCATGTATTtgcatctgtttatttttcgAAACTTATATTCTGAATTTGGACAGTAGTCTTTATACAGCTAGTGGACTGTTGATGATTAAAGTTAGCCGCAGTGTGGAACACATTAGCTGCTTCTACAGGCTGATTGTTCCACTCGAACAAGAAAAAGTGCGCTCGCTCGTCATATGGCGCACTAAACTAACGCCAGCAGTTGATTAGCTGCTAAGCTAGTTAGCTGCCCCGTGATGTTTAAACACACATCCAAGATTAAgtttacaatattttctcttaaatttGAATGCAGAACGCTGTATTATTTGAGACAATTTGAGGCTAGACGCACTAACGTAAACGTAACGCTGCATTTGTTGCGTGTCGGAACATTAGCGGGGATCGAACATGCTAGAAGTTGTGTATGTAGCAGcctgatttctcaaacattaaaCTTAGCAACCCAAGACCCTCGTTGTTGATATATTCAATACTGTTTTAGAggtataattaaaataaataaaatgggtAACTGCTAACACGATTAGCCTAGCATGATCAACTGGGGGATAACGGACAAGGTGCAAACTGACCATCCCGCCCTGTTTTTCCTCAACTCAGAAAAGTCGCAACTATGGCTGACTCTATGGGACAATGCGTACCTGTGGCGGTGTTTAAGGTAAGCTTTCGACTCAATGATAGCAATTATGTTCTGTTGTATGTCTAGGCAAGGCATTTTAATGGTGATGTTGAGGCATTCAtcagttagcagttagcagtgAACCGGTACTAGCCAGTTTGGACTAACTactatctttttctctcagctgGTGCTGGTTGGAGATGGAGGCACAGGAAAAACGACTTTTGTGAAGAGACACATTACAGGAGAGTTTGAGAAGAAGTATGTCGGTGAGTATTCATATATGAAACAATATACAGATTATTTCTGTCTGGTGATgtaatttgtgtatttttaaatattcttgtAAATGTCTCAGTGATCTCAGTACTGCTAGAACATCAATGCTAGACTTTACTGcactaaatatatataaagttatTTAAGTGTACCGACATCCTAGGTTCAATCATTTGTAAGTCACTCttacaaatgataaaaatataatgatTGCTTTGTTGAGTTCTTAAGGAGGCGAAAGGTTTTATCATAACAATGACctgctaaaatattaaaacatttatgaagtaAATTTCACCAAATTTGACTATTTTCTAAGCCAGCTTTAAATTCCTTAAGTTTAAAAATAGGAGCAAATTGGGATTACGAATTTTAAATACATGAAACTGAGTTGGAAATGGTGCACATGGACAGAAAATATTCTACAAATCACTTCAGAGGAGTTTGAAGGCTAGGTAAAACAGATCAGTTATCACCCAACAAAGCTTGTATATTGGAGGCAATATACAAAACCTGGTGGAAAAATTATCATCTTCCCTCTAAAATAGAGCTGCGCATTGAGTTGTTTCATTAAACcagacttgttttatttatacagacttttaaatatgcacacatgccaaattctgaaaatatgtcGTATTTCTCATACAACTTGTCTTCGTTTCTAGCTACTCTGGGAGTAGAAGTGCACCCGTTGATGTTCCACACCAACAGAGGACCCATCAAGTATAATGTGTGGGACACAGCCGGTCAGGAGAAGTTCGGAGGCTTGAGAGATGGTTACTACATCCAAGGTACTAAACCACATATTAAGCAGCTTGGATGCAGTTAGGCTGGCCTCTTTCTTTGTGTAGTGCTTTACCTTgatcttcttttatttcttaacaGCTCAGTGTGCAATCATCATGTTTGACGTCACCTCCCGCGTCACCTACAAGAATGTGCCCAACTGGCATCGTGACCTTGTCCGTGTGTGCGAGAACATTCCCATCGTTCTGTGTGGCAACAAGGTAGACATCAAAGACAGGAAAGTCAAAGCAAAGAGCATCGTGTTTCACCGCAAGAAGAACCTGCAGGTAATGAatgctttcctgtttttattctgagttTGTTGACTGGTTCTACTTTCATTGGGTCTAAGTCTGTCTTTTGTGGGTACTCTTTCCTTAGTACTATgacatttctgccaaaagtAACTACAACTTTGAGAAGCCTTTCCTGTGGTTAGCGAGGAAGTTGATTGGTGATCCCAACTTGGAGTTTGTGGCTATGCCAGCCCTCGCTCCCCCAGAGGTCCAGATGGACCCGTCCCTTGCTGCCAAGTATGAGGAAGAGCTTCAAGTAagtctaaatgtgttttttatgatgtaaatttAATCTTGCAGTGCTTTGTTTGTAGCTCGTCAAAACCATTCCAACTGGAAGCTAAAACTCACTCTTGTTTTCCAGGTTGCATCACAGACGGCACTCCCAGATGAAGAAGATGACCTCTAACCTGTTTTCTGATTTTCCCTCCCCTTCTCCCCCGGCTGTGGACAGgaagttttgagtttttttccccctttactGTAAAAtcccttttcagatttttttatttttgaatttttttgttttaaaacttaagagaaaaaaacttggtGCAAAAGTTGTGGTTCTAATTTCACTGTATGACACACCCGCCCTAGTGTTGTTGTTTGGCATGGCAACATGCTGCTCTCTTCGTCGTCAAGCACCCTCTTCCGCTGCACATATCCAGCTCACATAATGCTGTTGTACGGTGTACTGGAAGCACTAAGGGGAATaaactttgaataaaaacattctcaGTATAATGTAATTGTCTTGCCTCAGTCATTTTAGATATGATCACAGACCTAGAATATCAAAAGGAAAATTGTTATTTCAGTTGTAATACCTTGTATGGGCAAATAAAGGCATgatatttaatttgttcaacAGGCTGAATCCCATTTCAGCCCTTCCCCTTCACTCTGTACTGTGTTCTTGAGGAATAGGGTGTCCCAGTTGTTTATGTAGGGCAAGACGTACTTGGAAAGAAAGGATCTGCGCTTGTAAGTCATACTTGCGTGTTTACACACTTAATTGCCAGGGATTAACCCTATGGTCAGCAGTTTTCAGTGCTCAtaaatttgttacttttttatgtGTATGAAACTTAACATTTATCCAAAATGCCCTCATTGTTGAATATGCAATACATAATTTGCTTGCAAAACTTCTACTTTTAAATCCACAGAggaataatgtatttttctcaaaaagatgtattgctttaaagaaaattaataatgGGGAAATTATAGCcgtaatgaatgtttttttttgacgGCCTATTTGGTTTCTAGATATTAACAGTAGTGATGTCTCACTTTTCTGTCCACTAGGTGTCCTCCTATCCTTGTTTTCTTCCGTTGCGCATTGAACCATTATTCTGAATTACGTTACAGTTTTGCTGATCTCGTTCAATGTGACGTGTAATGTCTTTTAACCAGTTTTACTCAATTCACTGAATGAGACCCCAAACCAGTTTATTGTCCATCTAGCACaatcatgttttcataaaaaaaacaaaaaacatgttttaataggAAACATGATTGTGTTGTCACATCTGCATAAATGTGCAGCATCAAGAAAGAGCTGCAGTTTagcctttttaaattaaacttgcaTCACATGGCAGTACGGTGCTGTACTATTGTTACTGCATTGATACTTGTCAGGAAACTTTGAATGGTGCGTTCAGGTGACACTAAAAAATGCCGAAAATCAGGTTGCATACTCTACGGTTTGGTTTTTGCAGAATTACTCACGGTAAATACAAAgactgacaaaagaaaaaaaaaaaacaatttttttttggaagatcTGATCAGAAATTCTGCAAGAAATAGTGCAGAATACAAGTACGCtttctattcatttatttatttattttcctgtaaaaaaaaaaaaaaaaagctttaaaccTCTATTTTATCTTCCATTTCTAATCTTTGCTCTTgacaaactacaaataaaataaaaataacgaGTTACAATGTGACAAATGGGGAACAAGTTCTGAGTACAACAAAAAATCTAAGGTACTCTAAATTCAGACATAAAACTAAGAGTAAAATCACAACATGACTTTTACatgctgtaattttatttaggtATATCATATTCTTAATTTGATGCTTTTTCCATATTCTCTGATGTTCACAAATAGCTTCCCAGGAGTTGTTCAATGCTATTATTACCACAGCACCTAAATGCATCAGCAGTGCAGGTGGCTCAGGGCGTGGCTTTACTCAAGTGAAGAAGGACTTGTTTGCGCATGCGTGAGCTAGAAAAGTGCGTTTTAGAATGATTAGTGGTGGGCAGCGCAGAGGCAGATTATACGGCTCCGCACAACTGTTGTTTTAATCCCCTGGAAGAAGAGATTTAGCAAGAAAAACCCAGCCTTTAAACCCAGCAGCCATATTGTATGGAAAAGCGACGGGAAGACtctaattttcagaaaaaaaaaacttcactcCTAAGAGACCTGCAGGAGTTTTGGGGAGTTTTAAATTTCCTTTCACAGGTTGTTGGGTTTCTGCTGCACAGCTAGCTCTGCAGCTGGCTGAGGAATCCAGGCGTTGGGAATAGTTTTCCAACCAATTTGGTGCAATATTGGTGTTGTCTTCTTCGATTTGAACTGTTATATTACACAACTAATAATGAAGGACCGATTGGAACAGCTGAAAGCGGTGAGTAACGTtcaggaaatgtgtttttcGTCGCCTCTTTCATTGTGTATACTGTACAcctaaaaactacattttcatTGGGAGAATGTTTAAATCGAATTAGAAGACACTGAATTTAACAGAGACAAACTATTTGAGtgaaagaaagcacattttaagACATATCCGGCTATGAGATGACATAACTGTCTATAGCTAACATTATTGGCCAATTGTATGGACTTCAGTGTCATTTATTCCTACTGCTGATATAGATGTTAGTGGCATAGATGCTAATGCAAAGGGATAATTCTGAGTACATCTAGAGGACAATAAGAGAGTTCTGTTAAAACTGTCGGTTAATCACAATCAATATCGGCATCACAATTTTCAACAATAATCTTAATGTCTTGTTCTACTAAGCTTTCCTTTCGAGTAATTGACAATCTTACTCTTATTTACGAGATTATACTAAACTTTTAGGTGTTATCAGCTATTTAGAGattcaaagttttgaaatttcATTACCGACGTTTGGAAACATTGACattatttaggtttattttaAGAATCAGTGAATCAGTTTTTAGATGGATGTGGTGAGAACTGGATTTGTAGGAGGTCAAATGTATTGGAGAGTTGTTTGAAGTCCTTTTCATAAGATACCAGACATATAGCTGGAGTGACCAAACTTTGGTCACCAAAGTTTTCTTCTCATGTCGTGTGGCATAAGCCAATGGTACCCCTCTCCTGCCTGTTTCTGCACATGGacggtcagctggctgaaagaaggcacacattctttctttttgcagtcACAAGATTTGACTAATTCAACTGTTAAGAGCAATTTTTGACCAATACAAACACAGACCACATTGGTGTGCAAACTCCACAGGTCCCTCATTGCAGCCACCTGCTGCAATGCAATGAATCAGCAATAAAACTGCCtccttggggaaaaaaaatgtaacctttGAAGACACGTTCTTGGAAATGAATAGCTAAGTTTAGGTACTTTTACAAGATACTCTAAAAGTCTGTTATCTGCCTTGCGAAGAGAAGAAGTTATTCTGTGTCTGAAGGTGAACAATGTGAACAATGTTGGGTGTTTTCCCTGCTCTTGGTGCTCGTAGAGCCGAGGCCTTGATCCTGTTGTTGTAACCCAATATGATGTGTGTTGCCATGGCTTCTTAAAACATTTGGCTAAATATTTGCGCTGTTTTAAAGACTGCTGCGCTCGGGAGTGCTTCCCTCTGACACACAGCTGTCCTCATATTAGTGAAAGGAAGTACAGATAGTAGCCTAAGGAGGCCATTCATGTGTTTGAGAGTTGACAGAATGTGTGTTTCATGCTTCAGTGACGCTACATAACCTTCTCAGACTCGACATTGTTCTCAAATTTACCACCTTTCCATTTATCTTTTCCTCTTATCCGGACTCAGATCCACCTTGGTTTTCCTCCTTGAGTTTCCTTCCTATTGTTTGACTTGCTGGCTGTAATCTAGACTGCATATGTGTCATTGTGTAGCTTTATGTTCATGTAAATGTTTGTCCAAGCTACTGCTAACAATCACCTGACTTTCAGTAAACTTGAAGACTTTTGGGACAAGAAGAAACTGTGGAACATAATTTGCTTTGAGTAATGGCAGCTTTTACGGTGCTTAGTTGGACTTATCCTGGCTTCTTGTGTGGGTTTTAAACTCAAATAATGTTTCCCTTTGTGTGCTATAAGAAAAGGTGGAAATGAAAACCTAAACAACTTtctgttgtttagttttctgtcaaagctaaatattttttcagttttgcgTGCACAATAAGTCAACACTAACTCAACAAGCTGCTGGTTTTGGTTCCTCTCGTGAATCCTAATGAATGGATGAATTGTACTAGCACTTGGGATTGCTTCCTCTATTATAGATTCTTTATGTTCCCTTGTCAGATTGCTAGCCTTTGTCTAACCGATAGCTTATTTTATGTCATAGTCCAGTGAAGAAGTGAAGGTATCAGGCTTGCAGCGTATACATCAGCCGTAAACTAATATTATTGCTCAATctaacaaagcaaaaacagaactaAGTGAATAATATCCTGTTTATTCCCAAACTACTATAAATGCCAAGGGTGATGCACAAAACTACAAATCATTGGAATGAAATGGACAAGAAGGAAACAAATTCTACcaaaatttgaaatgaaagttttgtaaaagttttgttttggttgaagaTGTAACATAGTTTAGTTCctgagaagaaaatattttcatacaaatGACTCAGAAATCCAAATCCCCTTCAATTTTCAGCTCTGCTTGCACAGAACTAGTTTGCTGCTTACTAAATGTTcgacataataaaaacactctaaataaaataatggccATTTTTCAGGATTACAAACTGGTTCCAGACATGTTGCCTTCTTTAAAACTGCAGCGATCTTAAGTGTTTAGATGTAGTAAGCCTGAAACAGAGAACTTGAGTTCATTTCTGATCTTCAGTAGCACATGAACCCAATGAGTCGTAGGTAAAAAGGTGTGATTGTGACAATGGGAAAACCTTTAGAAATTAGTCTGTTAAAACCAGCCTGCACTTCTTTTCACCTGACTAACTTGAAGGTGTTTGTACACATTCAGGCTAGTCAAAGATATTTACCTTTTTAAgctaaaatgcagtttttgagTTTGGCTGAACAGACAGAGACGAGGTGTAAATCAGTGCTGAAGTATTTCATTAACAAACCAATTTGTGGAGGCCAagttaatgtagaaaatattcagttactgtaaaaacttatttgtttaattagtaatttaataagtgaatttgttgaggtttaggaagcattattatattgcatgtagctaaattcataatgttttaagtgttttattttgagtttgtatGCCTTATAACTTCATTGGCCACTTtgcaatttatgcaaatgaggTGAGCAGCCTGGTGTTAACGGAAGGGATGAGAGAGGGGAGAAAGCGAGGTCGCTGCAAGTGAGAATCGAAAGAGCCACACGGTTTTTCAACcgtagtttgttttgtggaggttatttaagatttgactgcTCATGTAAAGGATAACGCaagaaactgtggaataaatctttttgttttacatctttacatcggagcgctgtggaagtttttttttttgtgtttttcctcctcaaacacacgaGGGAAATCAGTGAAATTAACCTTGTGGCAACACACAATTGATTAAATACTTTAGAAATGCATTATTGCTCTTGGATTGTATTGCTAGATATAGATGAATCAACAATTAAGTAAGCCCCACTGCTTTTCTGACTTTGAGTCAGAAAGCGATAAACTGAAATGTGACGATATTCACACATCTGAGATGTAAAGTGCAGCAGAGCAAAGTGTTAATAACCGAGTTGTTAGTGAGAATCGTTTTAAAGAAGAATTTTAGCCctgaatgtaaatgtttcagtgaTGGCCTTCTGTTCTGCTTCGCTTTGTCATTGCTTTTACAGAACCACAGAGCTTTTAATGCACCAATCTGAGGAATCACCACAAGTTCTTCAACAGAAGACAGGTTTTAGTTTATTGCACCAATAAAAGTGCATATAAGATAATTTGTTCTCTGTTCACAAATTAGGAACTTTGCTATGATATTTTCCATTGAGGAACAAGTTAATTTCCACTGAGCTGTAACTATCAACTGTATCATTATGACTGGATGCCTTTATAGACCTGACTCAGGTCTTCCTTTATCACAATATCTCCTCTGCTCTTTAGCTTTAGCCTCTTAGTCACCAAAAATAGACCTttctaatctaaaaatgtctcCACAACTGGTTAAAAACATTAGTCGCCTGCAAAACTGGCATTTGTGTGGAACTTAAATAATTTCCTGCCAAAGCCAAACGGTCTTTTGCGATTACAGTATTGCACACGTTGACATCTTGGTGGCTGCTGTGACTTGATTGTGCAGTTCTAGtaaaagtacaataaataaaacggtAGCTAAGAACAAATTGACTCTGTTGGCTGGTTGGTCCTTTTGGGGCAACTTCAGAATTAGAGACAAACTGATCAATTGATTAGAGATCAGAATCTGACAAATTTCTCACTTCAGCTGTTGTTGAATTATGTATGTAATTCCTATTCTGTTGGATTCAAAGCTACTCAACTAAAATGCccttcagttttctcttttgtatATCTTATTATTTAATAGATATTGAATTAGCACGTCTGAGctaaaagaaaaccagagaaatGTTTGGACCAGTAAAAGCCTGGATGGTTCATCTCCATTAAGTACACCTGAAACTAAGATGGGATGAGATTAACTTCGTTGGCTCTGCAGAGTTACTTGAAgatcaaagttgttgttttttgtggttttttagACAAACATCATATATTGctttattaaacttttcaaattgtAGCAGGACCCTAAAATTAgcctttttcatcaatgtacaatatttatttttttagttttctgctcCAGATATTAAAGTAAATCAAAGCAggatagtttttttcccccttttaattaaacattgaaGCAGTAGCTTAAAAAGAGAGTGTGAATGAAAAGAGCTTAGTCAGCTTCCCCTTTAAGAGAGCCACTGATTTCTGAGGCCAAGGATCactgtgttttaaatgtaaaaccttTAAGCAAACCTTTTCAGGCATCACCTTGTTGTTAGGAGGGAATTATGCAGCATGACATAAAGACACTTTGTGAGTGTAATgatgtttttgcaataaagGAACAAACCAATCTTCCCACTTCcatgtgcatttgtgttttgtgccttttttgagctttatgtcCAGTTCACTGATTATGTGATGTTCAGTAGGAGATTATTGTATCTTGGTTTAGATCAAAATCTCATTTGCTCCAGCGTGATTTGCTGCTTCTGTATTTCAGCTCACAGGTCTTCCATCTGTGTGGTTTTATGTTCATCTTTtataaagggggaaaaaaaagatttcaagcACTTAAGAACAGAAACCATTATTTGACATTATCTGATGTGTTCAAAGTGTTTCAGTGCCTTTTTCTGACTGCAGCAGCTAATTCATTATGTGAGCCTGTGACTGCGTCAAAAACTCTCCGTCTGACCTAAACAACCCCTCTTCCTCTGATTGTTCCTGCCGGTTTCTGAGGTGATCCTGCACAGAAAGCGTCCAGCCGTGTCTGTGTGGCCCACCGCTGTAGGGCGTGTTGCACAGATCGACCtcctttcttcctgtttctgctgaacGGAAGTGAGCTCTTGTTGTTATCTCAGCGCTGCAGGAGCACTGTGAGACAGAGAGGCTGTAATGTGTGAGGCCAAACTTCTCTTTTGATGTAAAATCACATGACTGAGTCACAGAGAATAAGAACTATATCGATACAGGTTCAGGGTATTCTCTTCACAACTGTTTGTCAGTCATGACGGAGTGAAACGAATGGTCCAGGAAAACATTTGCAATTCAAATTTTGAAGTCGTACGTAGGTTTAAGTCAAACTTGGATGAagtgctggggaaaaaaagaggacagGTTTTTGAActggtggaaggaaaaagctgcactccagtttgaaaaaaaaaaaacagaccaagTAATAATCAAATTAAGGGAGATGTAAGTATAAATACTTAAATTACAGGTAAATGTTGTTCTGTAAGTAAAACGTCACAACGTTTGTTCAGAGCTTACATGAGCTACATGCTTCCTTGCAAAGGTTTTTGTGCTCCATTTTTAGTTTCACATTATTTTGTgggcatttatttaaatgatgtaTGTATGTAATTCCTACTGCccttcagttttctcttttgtatATCTTATTAATTAATAGATGTTGAATTAGAACATCTCAGCTAAAAGACATGCTAATTCAATACATGAAATAATGCATgattgtaaagtggaagaagtttttacaaatcaaatctgaaaagtgtggcgagAATTGATAGATAGCACAGTCACATGAAAATCCTTATGGCTGCTTTTTGCCATCGTTTCTTAAGTCACATTTGTGAGGAACATGATTGTTCATTGTGGCACCAGATCCTATATATGGCTAttggaaaaatatgtaaatataaatgcatgcaaatacttcagatttttggtttttaaagacaattttgtaaattatgtaattttctcTCAACTTAATCagtctgctttgtgttggtctgttatGGAATACAATTAATTCAGGTTTATGGCGTTgacttggaaaaatgtaaacatttcaaatggGATGTGTTCactctgtgtttatttggatCATGACGGAGTTGGATGATATGATTGCAGGGAAACCAGCAGCTGTGACGCCTGACTTTTTCCGTACTTTGACTTTGACCCGGCCACACTCACCTGACTGTCACACCTGAAGAGTTCGGACTTGGTTACACATTAGTCACACAACCTGACTCGCATAAAGATCACCAACCAATTGCATCACGGGGGTGTCATAAAAACGTTTAATTGAACAAGTTGAAGTgattaaaaaggaagaaacaaatgaactggtacaatttttttatttttttttcttaacttgaCACTGTGAAAACGCAAACCTCACGTGTTTACtctttaattttggtttttaacGCCGACTGAAGACAGGTGGAGTTTCTGCAGTCATGTAAACATCCAGTGTTTGCCAACTTATCCCAGTGAcgttatttgttatttatagACTTAGAATTAAAGCTGTCTAATAAATATGTTGGGTGTGGTCTAGTTGGGGTGAGCAGGAACCCAGCTTGATGTGTCATGCCGCCAAACAAGGAAATGGTTTTACTGGTATGCTGTGGTCATTAGCTGGGAGATGAGGGACTAAAACCTTCCTTTGTGCTCCAGGTTTTCTGCAAGATCTGAATAATGACATGGAGTGTCTCTgagtaaaacattcaaatttgtcATTTCGAAAATGTACATGAGTCTACTTGAACTTGTAAATGCACGTATGGCAAAGGTTTAAGTTAAATACATAGTTAATACATaattttctatatatatatagttttattagcattttcttGGTAGACATTAGAACATTAACTATGAAATTTGTCATTATATCACGCCTCCTACCccacacacacgaacacacacacacacataacagAATAAAGCAATATATAACTGCTAAAGGTTGTATGTATTACCAAGCAAACATGTATTGGTTTCCATTAAACATACTGGAACTGACACACATAATtgaaccaaaaatatatatattttttttacagcttagAAAAGGACAAATAATCTTTTCCAGTCCTGTCTGATATTAACTTTTGCAAGCTACTTTCATGCATTTAAAGTCAGGTGTTTATGTACTGTAAATTTCCTTTTGTATTTGGTAGAACTGTCTTTTAAATTGACTTGGGTCTCCCAATTTAATTTTGGGTATCCTCTCCCTGAGTTTCACTGGATTCATTTCACAGTTTATCATGACACACTTTTATGTTTGGGGAGATATGCAAATTTCCCACCAAAACATGTTGATCTCTAGGAGACAGATCTAGATAGTTCCTGAATGGTGTGATCACTGTACATTTCCATAGTGAGATTTTTGTTTGACCACATGATTGGCAAATTCTGGCATCTGGATTgtaaaaaaactttgaaatcccaactgacctaaaacaggaaagtttCAACTGAATTATTACCAAACAGTGGTGGAGAAAAGCTTATTTGTATattatgtatgtaaatatctggtttacTTGGTAGTAGGTCTCACATATGGAGGTTAATTTGACTTCTTAACAGCAGTTCAGAGGAAGTTGATCAATAATGTTGGTTAATTCCTGGAACTTTTCATCTTCACCCTGATCATGTCCATGTGGTTTAAAGAGTCCTCGTTAGCAAGGCCTCTCTCAGCCACGCACTGTTGGAATTTTTTAGAACctgaaactgaattaaatgaaaaatttgaaaatggaaGACAatttttgaaactgaaacaagaaaaaatatttgaaatggagaaaaaatacatttccagcTCCTGCTGATTCTTAATGCAACAGCTGGGAATATTTTGTCCATGTTTTGAGCCGTCAGTCACGATTCCACACTCCATGTCTCCTAAGGCCTCGCTCCCTCACAAGggtttgaaactggaaaaaaaatctcaaatgtggaaaaaatgttttgacctttttttgtttgttttgtttcaaatccCTTCccagtttcagtttcaaatcatttttcagctttacttgttttttttttttcctttaacagatttttggccccaatttagctccataagCCTGTTGTATGAACTGTTTGAATTAAAAGTTACCAGAGTAAAGTTTGAAATTGGTATGTTTTGACCTTGTGGAAGACTGGACATAAGAAGCAGCCAACTGCAGCCTCTTCGTTGCACGTCTGGCTTTGATTCGTGACATGAAATATAACTTACACTGGACGCTGCAGTACAGCCAACAGTGAC harbors:
- the ran gene encoding GTP-binding nuclear protein Ran isoform X2, producing the protein MADSMGQCVPVAVFKLVLVGDGGTGKTTFVKRHITGEFEKKYVATLGVEVHPLMFHTNRGPIKYNVWDTAGQEKFGGLRDGYYIQAQCAIIMFDVTSRVTYKNVPNWHRDLVRVCENIPIVLCGNKVDIKDRKVKAKSIVFHRKKNLQYYDISAKSNYNFEKPFLWLARKLIGDPNLEFVAMPALAPPEVQMDPSLAAKYEEELQVASQTALPDEEDDL
- the ran gene encoding GTP-binding nuclear protein Ran isoform X1; this translates as MLNLPRTQPFTLSSLRSDTGESLLSFLTAARPKFQLYICVESQPEQAKPFRKVATMADSMGQCVPVAVFKLVLVGDGGTGKTTFVKRHITGEFEKKYVATLGVEVHPLMFHTNRGPIKYNVWDTAGQEKFGGLRDGYYIQAQCAIIMFDVTSRVTYKNVPNWHRDLVRVCENIPIVLCGNKVDIKDRKVKAKSIVFHRKKNLQYYDISAKSNYNFEKPFLWLARKLIGDPNLEFVAMPALAPPEVQMDPSLAAKYEEELQVASQTALPDEEDDL